The genome window GCCAGCGCCCTGAAATGCGCGGATGCCGCCCTAGGCGCGCTCGGGGACCAGATAAAGGGTGCGGCGGCGACAGCCGACGAGGAAGTCCTCGCGAGCTGCGTCGCGAGGGGTGCTGCGTTCCACCACGCGGGCCTCTCCCGCGAGGCACGCGCGCTCGTCGAGGACGGGTTCAGGAGGGGGCTCATCAAGTGCATCGCGTGCACCCCGACGCTCGCCGCGGGACTGAATCTCCCCGCGAGGCGCGTCATCGTCCGGGATTTCCGCAGGTACGAGGCCGGCCTCGGGATGGTCCCCATCCCCGCGCGCGAGTACCACCAGATGGCAGGCAGGGCGGGGAGACCGGGACTCGACCCCTACGGCGAGGCAATCCTCATCGCGGGCGACGAGGCAGAGGCAGGGCAGCTGAGGGAATACTACATTGAGTCCCCGCCGGAGAACGTGAACTCCCGGTGCGACAACGACTCCGTGCTCACGGCGCAGATCCTCTCGCTCGTCGCCTCGGGCTTTGCGCGGACACACGCCGACCTGTTGCAGTTCCTCTCCGGGACTTTCTACCACTACCAGCACGGGAAGAGACGCACGATGGGCGGCCTCGCAGAGAGGGCACTGCAATTCCTCGAGCGGGCGGGGATGATCACGAGGCTTGAAGACCACCTCGCCGCAACGGAGTATGGGAACCTCGTCTCCCTCCTCTACATCGACCCCCGCGGGGCGGAGGCGATCGTCTCGGGGATGTCCCGCGCGCGGGAATACTCGGACGTGGCCCTGCTCCAGCTCATCTGCACGACGCCGGATATGTTCTGCCTCTACGTCGGCCAGAGGGACCTGCCCCCCCTCGAGAGGTACCTGCTCGAATCCGGGGACGACCTGTGGGCGACGCTCGAGCCCGGGGAAGAGGAGACCTTCTTTAGGGCCCTCAAGACTGCCCTCGTGCTCGAGGATTGGATAGAGGAAAAGCCCCTCGACCTCATCTGCGAGAGGTTCTCGATCGGGGCCGGCGATCTCCACGCGCTCGTCGAGAGCAGCAACTGGCTCCTCCACGCCGCGGCGAGACTCTCTGCGCTCTACGCGCCGCGGTTCACGCGGGAGGTGCAGGTCCTCGAGACCCGCGTGAAGCACGGCGTGAAGCGCGAGCTCGTCCCCCTCGTCCAGGTACGCAACATCGGGAGGGTGAGGGCAAGGAGCCTCTACACCCACGGGATAAGGTCGCCGGAGGAGATCCTCGCCGCCGACCCGCGGGTCCTCGCGTCCATCCTCGGCCGGGGAGTTGCCCAGTCGGTCCTCCGTGAGCTCTCGGACGCCGGGCAGGGCAGGGAGGATGGCCCGGCGGAGGCCGGGGAGGCGGCCGGGGAATCCCCCGCGCAGTCCCGGCTCGATGCATTCCACGGGGGGACGTGACGTGGGAGACGGGGGAGACTGCGTTGTCCGGCAGGTGAGGGTCCTCGTCCGGGACGTCGGCGAATTCCTCGATGCCGTGGGGGAGATCGCGAACCGCACGGGGACGCACATCGTCTTCTTCGACGCGGACAAGGTGGCCGGGAGGGCCCACGTGGAATCTGCCCTCCGCCACGCATTCAGGGCGAGGGAGACAGGGTCGATGATCTCCTCGAGGGTCGAGGTGGAGGCCCTCCTCTACGCCGCAGGGACGCGCCAGATCGTCGAGGCGGTCAGGTTCGGGCTCCACGAGGGCGCAAACAGGGCATACCTCGCGCTCTGCCCCGGAAACGACGACGCGTGGCGGGAAATCGCGCCCCTCGTCTCCCCCGCCGACGACGAGGACTGGGATGCCCTCCCGCCGGAAAAGGTCGATCTCCTCTGCACCCTCTTCTCGATCTCCCCCCGCGAGCTCGAGGTGTGCGGGGCCGGGAAGGTGAGAGAACTCGTCCTCGAGAGGGTGGCACTCCTCGACGTGTACAAGTAGGTCCCCGCCGGGGAACAGGGCAAGGTGCTCCTCCTCGCCGGCCCCGTCTCTCCGCCGTCCCGCGACAGGGGGACAGCCCCTTGGCCCCGCTGCCGCGCGGGAACGGTGCATGTCTCCGCGGTGAGGAGCCCCGCGATCTCCCTCTCCCGGTTGCCGCCCGGGAAAGGTACCGGCGAG of Methanolinea sp. contains these proteins:
- a CDS encoding ATP-dependent DNA helicase; this encodes MKGFAMRVGDLPIPGYLREIYARRGIDELYPPQAECIRKGLLEGRNILLSVPTASGKTLVAEIAMHHHISRGGKCLYIVPLKALASEKYEEFSGKNVRVGISTGDFDRRDEYLGRNDIIVATSEKVDSLIRNRAHWIPSVTLLVVDEVHLIDEPRRGPTLEMVIAKMRAKNANLQIIALSATIGNPGTLAGWLGAEVVSGTWRPVELRQGIYCDGRIRFGEGCREVPAVSRNEDVNLVLDTVSSGGQCLVFVSSRRNAEAFAKRAASALKCADAALGALGDQIKGAAATADEEVLASCVARGAAFHHAGLSREARALVEDGFRRGLIKCIACTPTLAAGLNLPARRVIVRDFRRYEAGLGMVPIPAREYHQMAGRAGRPGLDPYGEAILIAGDEAEAGQLREYYIESPPENVNSRCDNDSVLTAQILSLVASGFARTHADLLQFLSGTFYHYQHGKRRTMGGLAERALQFLERAGMITRLEDHLAATEYGNLVSLLYIDPRGAEAIVSGMSRAREYSDVALLQLICTTPDMFCLYVGQRDLPPLERYLLESGDDLWATLEPGEEETFFRALKTALVLEDWIEEKPLDLICERFSIGAGDLHALVESSNWLLHAAARLSALYAPRFTREVQVLETRVKHGVKRELVPLVQVRNIGRVRARSLYTHGIRSPEEILAADPRVLASILGRGVAQSVLRELSDAGQGREDGPAEAGEAAGESPAQSRLDAFHGGT
- the cgi121 gene encoding KEOPS complex subunit Cgi121, with product MGDGGDCVVRQVRVLVRDVGEFLDAVGEIANRTGTHIVFFDADKVAGRAHVESALRHAFRARETGSMISSRVEVEALLYAAGTRQIVEAVRFGLHEGANRAYLALCPGNDDAWREIAPLVSPADDEDWDALPPEKVDLLCTLFSISPRELEVCGAGKVRELVLERVALLDVYK